In one window of Opitutus sp. GAS368 DNA:
- a CDS encoding TonB-dependent receptor → MPSPTRPFKTLALLSALSLSLTNAFPAPEAATGTVTGLVIDPATSQPVEYAAVAVKPGTGGPAVATAATDAHGRFTCDNVPFGDYRLAYGRVGESSQETPAFTVDAAHRSADLGRLALGGDATLKLERMQVTAIKETFSNTIDRKTYNVGRDIQSTTGSASDLLQNVPSVSVDIEGNVSLRGSPDVLILINGKSSTLMGRNRAAVLEQLPADGIEKIEVITNPSAKYKPDGTAGIINLTMKHQQDPGYSVSVRASVGTARRANGSVTANFNPGRFNVFGTFGLRQDDRPRTNTDERTHLDTATNSLVSTSLHTVENSRPLTRLAQTGVDYKLSDDTKLGATFNYNYRDLLRHATETDISRNSAGAVTSDYDRVRTDPEFEKDVEFGATLQHTWPKTDHELNFEVQHGRTTEAEQNSYLNAYRTPATAATQDRKFVSNIEENTEALVEGVYVIDDSSKLETGYSWRLNKLDQDFASSLLDPVTGLWIPDVARSNRFLYDLGVHAVYATYGRSFGAFGVLGGLRFEHATLNTDQRTTHTVDQTVYARVYPTLHLNYNLTDEQQLQLNYSHRVHRPEGDDLNPYPEYQDPFNLHEGNPHLRPEEIHSVEAGYQFKRKETTFLAAAYYRYRYDSMTSVTRYIDATTLLTTRENLGSNISTGLELAATGTVAKTVSLNFSANLYCNEIDASNLGFSDRQSAFAWEAKLNANWSVTKSTLVQLNSNYSAKRLTPQGYRYPTYVLNLGLRHNFADKKTALILTASDLLDSLREHTLIDTPTLHDDSIRRRSARIFYAGFIYSFGKATKKKDDLQFDNQL, encoded by the coding sequence ATGCCGAGTCCCACCCGCCCGTTCAAAACCCTTGCCCTCCTGAGCGCCCTTTCCCTCAGCCTGACCAACGCGTTCCCGGCGCCCGAGGCCGCCACCGGCACCGTGACCGGCCTGGTCATTGACCCGGCCACCAGCCAGCCGGTCGAATACGCCGCCGTGGCCGTGAAGCCCGGCACCGGCGGACCGGCGGTGGCTACCGCCGCCACCGACGCACACGGCCGCTTCACCTGCGACAACGTCCCGTTCGGCGACTACCGGCTCGCCTACGGCCGCGTGGGTGAATCCAGCCAGGAGACGCCGGCCTTCACCGTGGACGCCGCGCACCGGTCCGCCGACCTCGGACGGCTGGCCCTCGGTGGCGATGCGACGCTCAAGCTGGAGCGCATGCAGGTGACTGCCATCAAGGAGACCTTCTCTAATACCATCGACCGCAAGACCTACAATGTCGGCAGGGACATCCAGAGCACGACGGGCTCGGCCAGCGACCTGCTGCAGAACGTTCCCTCCGTATCGGTGGACATCGAGGGCAACGTCAGCCTGCGCGGCTCCCCCGACGTCCTTATCCTCATCAACGGCAAGTCCTCCACCCTCATGGGCCGCAATCGCGCCGCGGTCCTCGAGCAGTTGCCGGCCGACGGCATCGAGAAGATCGAGGTCATCACCAACCCCTCGGCCAAATACAAGCCCGATGGCACGGCCGGTATCATCAACCTCACGATGAAACACCAGCAGGACCCCGGCTACTCCGTCAGCGTCCGCGCGAGCGTCGGCACCGCGCGCCGGGCCAACGGCAGCGTCACCGCCAACTTCAACCCCGGCCGTTTTAATGTGTTCGGCACCTTCGGGCTCCGACAGGACGACCGCCCCCGCACCAACACCGATGAGCGCACCCACCTTGACACCGCCACCAACAGCCTGGTGTCCACGTCCCTGCACACCGTCGAAAACTCCCGGCCCCTGACGCGCCTCGCCCAGACGGGGGTCGACTACAAGCTCTCGGATGACACGAAGCTCGGCGCTACCTTCAACTACAACTACCGCGACCTCCTGCGCCATGCGACCGAGACGGACATTTCCCGCAACAGCGCCGGGGCCGTCACCAGCGACTATGACCGCGTGCGCACCGATCCCGAGTTCGAGAAGGACGTGGAGTTCGGCGCCACCCTCCAACACACCTGGCCCAAGACGGACCACGAGCTGAACTTCGAGGTGCAGCACGGCCGCACCACCGAGGCGGAGCAAAACAGTTACCTCAACGCCTACCGCACGCCCGCGACCGCCGCCACGCAGGACCGGAAGTTCGTCAGCAACATCGAGGAGAATACCGAGGCCCTCGTCGAGGGCGTCTACGTGATCGACGACTCCTCGAAGCTTGAGACCGGCTACTCCTGGCGCCTGAACAAGCTCGACCAGGATTTCGCCAGCAGTTTGCTGGATCCGGTCACGGGCCTCTGGATCCCCGATGTCGCCCGTTCCAACCGCTTTCTCTACGATCTGGGCGTTCATGCCGTCTACGCCACCTACGGCCGGTCCTTCGGCGCGTTCGGCGTCCTGGGCGGCCTGCGGTTCGAACACGCGACCCTCAATACCGACCAGCGCACCACGCACACGGTCGACCAGACCGTCTACGCCCGCGTCTACCCCACCCTGCACCTGAATTACAACCTGACGGACGAGCAGCAGCTGCAGCTCAACTACAGCCACCGGGTCCACCGGCCCGAGGGCGACGACCTGAATCCCTATCCGGAATACCAGGACCCGTTCAACCTCCACGAGGGCAACCCACACCTGCGGCCCGAAGAGATCCACTCGGTGGAGGCCGGCTACCAGTTCAAGCGGAAGGAGACGACCTTCCTCGCCGCCGCCTACTATCGCTACCGGTATGACAGCATGACCTCGGTCACCCGCTATATCGACGCCACCACGCTGCTGACCACCCGGGAGAATCTCGGCTCGAACATTTCCACCGGACTGGAACTGGCCGCGACCGGCACCGTCGCCAAGACCGTGTCGCTCAATTTCAGCGCCAATCTCTACTGCAACGAGATCGACGCGAGCAACCTCGGCTTCAGCGACCGCCAATCCGCCTTCGCGTGGGAGGCCAAGCTCAATGCCAACTGGAGCGTGACCAAAAGCACCCTCGTGCAGCTCAACTCCAACTACTCGGCCAAGCGGCTCACGCCGCAGGGCTACCGCTACCCGACCTACGTGCTCAATCTCGGCCTCCGGCACAACTTCGCGGACAAGAAGACCGCGCTGATCCTGACCGCCTCCGACCTGCTTGACTCCCTGCGCGAGCATACCCTGATCGATACGCCCACGTTGCATGACGACAGCATCCGCCGGCGCAGCGCCCGGATTTTCTACGCCGGTTTCATTTACAGCTTCGGCAAGGCCACGAAGAAGAAGGACGACCTGCAGTTCGACAACCAGCTTTGA
- a CDS encoding LysM peptidoglycan-binding domain-containing protein, which produces MLLAGFGWLSAPAQTGPELEKLRARAEQADVEAQNTLGRAYTEGRAGLKPDYAEALKWFRAAADKSFAPAQYNLGLAYELGHGVPADDQQAFKYYLMSAEQGFAAAQFNVGNMYAAGRGIGQDLFEANLWFKQAAEKGIVEAQFNLGLAYEAGRGLKKDEAQAARYYKQAADRGYPRAQHNLGLLLEDGRGVAKNEAAAAAFYRAAAEQGLPGAQSSYGRMLADGKGGLTKDPLQAWVWLSLAVENGANPTPRDLLARGFSAEQLAAAKQLLADRKSGKAPATTVAAVPVRPTVPPAEAAAPARVEELTTALEQAKEANAQFAEANQRLELEKARLEQQIAGGGDSSGLIEQLRAQSARLAAQVQSLTADKETAEREAALLKTQVKDAQQDLSRAKSAPAVASVADGAATEKQVKDLTARLEQATGSLAQLQAANQQLTEGNARLQQEKAALAASAPKEGAPVVSGDNANILANLQRDNARLNDEVKRSTRELLSVNSQLRALRNQAAKPAADDKSDGQIAQLTAKLEQATQEALRAQTETSRLSAHVAELEKQPQPAASSPVTDQLQQQVAALQAEKADLEKWSRSLEQTVNEKSALADGANSGMAELKTKLAQVQKQLDDSVAENRTLAARAAAAEQKLAVRTPAKPDTAALDDLGKQLAGAQQQAEKLTTDKQALADKVADEHRSFIQAQSRVAALERDLREARKPAANTAELEDLKGQLIASNQLLEKNGAALATLREENNRLIKAAGQKPAASPTEIADLKKQLVEANEALDKSSATVAELTGANDRLEKDLAAARQGSADTGTLRDELTKLRADAAAVVAVRAENTRLAKAAGELNDLRAKNDQLAKDAEQATAFMNGNRRDLNAAQARVTELEKQLADATTVRTRGGDDTRKQAAELADANATVEKLNATVAELTGANDRLEKDLDNARKSTAAALAAQSQAVTAAQPDAYKMEIGTLQARVKELEGQIEDERNNSAKEVSTLATQLSRTRETNKSLSEANRALMSAKQAEMPTVDKGEFDHLQERLRDLAAIGEDLKRQNEKLANDNQGLVGERATLQQQLADARKAVTVLPGLSDEKAALQERLEAVGAQLIKAQQDVDTLQKENADATSQALASKQAADKTQADLAALQGRATEAEKASESHNAAVAELTEANGKLETERNDLRRQLAAAKADNSRLTQTTGSLEQLKADADRSAQQNIAALTAQLGQLQRDLQSARGANSQLVEGNVAQERDRMAVITQLRNENNALVARLTQAQGTLDQIASAARLGTPAAAIAGGGTPVRPVVTTAATAEARIHIVVEGDSLSRISMRYYGTPNRWQEIYNANRDVLQASSTLRVGMQLRIP; this is translated from the coding sequence ATGCTTTTGGCCGGTTTCGGCTGGCTCTCCGCCCCGGCGCAGACGGGCCCCGAGCTTGAAAAACTGCGGGCCCGCGCCGAGCAGGCCGATGTCGAGGCGCAGAACACGCTGGGCCGCGCCTACACGGAAGGCCGCGCCGGCCTGAAGCCGGATTACGCCGAGGCCTTGAAGTGGTTTCGGGCGGCGGCCGACAAGAGTTTCGCGCCCGCCCAGTACAATCTCGGTCTCGCTTACGAGCTGGGGCACGGCGTGCCGGCGGACGACCAGCAGGCTTTCAAGTATTACCTGATGTCTGCCGAGCAGGGATTCGCCGCCGCGCAGTTCAACGTCGGCAACATGTATGCCGCCGGCCGGGGCATCGGGCAGGACCTCTTCGAGGCCAACCTCTGGTTCAAGCAGGCGGCGGAGAAAGGCATCGTCGAGGCGCAGTTCAACCTCGGGCTCGCCTACGAGGCCGGCCGGGGTCTGAAGAAGGACGAGGCGCAGGCCGCGCGCTATTACAAGCAGGCGGCGGACCGGGGTTATCCCCGGGCGCAGCACAACCTGGGCCTGCTCTTGGAGGATGGCCGCGGCGTGGCGAAGAACGAGGCGGCGGCCGCGGCGTTTTACCGCGCAGCGGCGGAGCAGGGACTTCCCGGGGCGCAGAGCAGTTACGGTCGTATGCTGGCTGACGGGAAAGGCGGCTTGACCAAGGATCCGCTGCAGGCCTGGGTCTGGCTCAGCCTCGCGGTGGAAAACGGGGCCAATCCCACGCCGCGTGACTTGCTGGCCCGGGGATTTTCGGCCGAGCAGCTCGCGGCCGCGAAGCAATTGCTGGCGGACCGCAAGTCCGGCAAGGCGCCCGCGACGACGGTGGCGGCCGTCCCGGTCCGTCCGACGGTGCCGCCGGCCGAAGCCGCCGCCCCGGCGCGCGTCGAGGAGCTGACCACGGCGTTGGAGCAGGCCAAGGAGGCCAACGCGCAATTCGCCGAGGCCAACCAGCGGCTCGAACTGGAAAAGGCACGGCTGGAGCAGCAGATCGCCGGCGGCGGCGACAGCTCCGGTCTGATCGAGCAGCTGCGGGCGCAAAGCGCGCGCTTGGCGGCGCAGGTGCAGTCGCTCACCGCCGACAAGGAAACCGCGGAGCGCGAGGCCGCCCTGCTCAAGACGCAGGTGAAGGACGCCCAGCAGGATCTGAGCCGGGCGAAAAGCGCACCGGCTGTCGCGTCCGTGGCGGATGGCGCCGCCACTGAGAAACAAGTCAAGGATTTGACCGCCAGGCTGGAGCAAGCGACGGGTTCGCTCGCGCAGCTGCAGGCGGCCAACCAGCAATTGACGGAAGGCAACGCCCGGTTGCAACAGGAGAAGGCCGCCCTCGCGGCCAGCGCCCCCAAGGAAGGGGCACCTGTGGTAAGCGGGGACAACGCCAACATCCTTGCCAACCTGCAGCGCGACAACGCGCGCCTGAACGACGAGGTGAAACGCTCCACCCGCGAACTGCTCTCGGTCAACAGCCAGCTGCGGGCCCTCCGCAACCAAGCCGCCAAGCCGGCGGCGGATGACAAATCCGACGGGCAGATTGCCCAGCTGACGGCCAAACTGGAGCAGGCCACCCAGGAGGCCTTGCGCGCCCAGACGGAGACCAGCCGCCTGTCAGCCCATGTAGCCGAATTGGAAAAACAGCCCCAACCGGCGGCGAGCAGTCCCGTCACGGACCAACTGCAGCAGCAGGTCGCTGCCTTGCAGGCCGAGAAGGCCGACCTGGAGAAATGGAGCCGCTCGCTCGAGCAGACCGTCAACGAGAAGTCGGCGCTGGCCGATGGCGCCAACTCCGGCATGGCGGAGCTGAAGACGAAGCTCGCCCAGGTGCAGAAGCAGCTCGACGACTCCGTGGCGGAAAACCGCACGCTGGCCGCGCGGGCGGCCGCCGCCGAGCAGAAGCTCGCTGTCCGCACCCCGGCCAAGCCCGACACCGCGGCCCTGGATGATCTCGGGAAACAGCTGGCCGGCGCGCAGCAGCAGGCGGAAAAACTCACCACGGACAAGCAGGCGCTCGCCGACAAGGTGGCCGATGAGCACCGGAGTTTCATTCAGGCGCAGAGCCGCGTGGCCGCCTTGGAGCGCGACCTGCGCGAGGCCAGGAAACCCGCCGCCAACACCGCGGAGCTTGAGGATTTGAAGGGCCAGCTGATTGCTTCCAACCAGCTGCTGGAGAAGAACGGCGCGGCCCTGGCCACGTTGCGCGAGGAAAACAACCGGTTGATCAAGGCCGCCGGGCAGAAGCCCGCCGCCAGCCCCACGGAGATCGCCGACTTGAAGAAGCAGCTGGTCGAGGCCAACGAGGCGCTCGACAAGAGCAGCGCCACCGTCGCGGAATTGACCGGGGCCAACGACCGCCTGGAGAAGGATCTGGCCGCGGCCAGGCAGGGCTCGGCGGATACCGGGACTTTGCGCGATGAGTTGACCAAGCTGCGCGCGGACGCCGCCGCCGTGGTCGCGGTGCGGGCGGAAAACACCCGGCTGGCCAAGGCGGCGGGCGAACTGAACGACCTGCGGGCCAAGAACGACCAGCTGGCCAAGGACGCCGAGCAGGCCACGGCGTTCATGAACGGCAACCGGCGCGACCTCAACGCCGCCCAGGCCCGCGTGACCGAGCTCGAGAAGCAGCTGGCCGACGCCACGACCGTCCGCACCCGCGGCGGCGACGACACCCGGAAGCAGGCGGCCGAGCTGGCCGACGCCAATGCGACCGTCGAGAAGCTCAACGCCACGGTGGCGGAGCTCACGGGCGCGAACGACCGGCTCGAGAAGGATTTGGACAATGCCCGCAAGAGCACCGCGGCGGCCCTGGCCGCCCAGTCGCAGGCCGTCACCGCGGCGCAGCCCGACGCCTACAAGATGGAGATCGGCACGCTCCAGGCGCGGGTGAAGGAACTGGAGGGGCAGATCGAGGACGAGCGCAACAATTCCGCCAAGGAGGTTTCGACCCTGGCCACGCAGCTCTCGCGCACGCGCGAGACCAACAAGTCCCTCAGCGAGGCCAACCGCGCCCTGATGAGCGCCAAGCAGGCGGAGATGCCCACCGTCGACAAGGGCGAGTTTGACCACCTGCAGGAGCGGCTGCGCGATCTGGCCGCGATTGGCGAAGACCTGAAACGCCAGAACGAAAAACTCGCCAACGACAACCAGGGCCTGGTCGGGGAGCGCGCCACGCTGCAGCAGCAACTGGCGGACGCGCGCAAGGCCGTCACCGTTTTGCCCGGACTGTCCGACGAGAAGGCGGCGCTGCAGGAACGGCTCGAGGCCGTCGGGGCGCAATTGATCAAGGCCCAGCAGGATGTCGACACCCTGCAGAAGGAAAACGCCGACGCTACTTCCCAGGCCCTCGCCAGCAAGCAGGCGGCGGACAAGACCCAGGCCGATCTGGCGGCCTTGCAGGGCCGCGCGACCGAGGCCGAGAAGGCCTCGGAATCGCACAACGCGGCCGTCGCGGAATTGACCGAGGCCAACGGCAAGCTGGAGACCGAGCGCAACGACCTGCGCCGTCAACTGGCCGCCGCGAAAGCCGACAACAGCCGGCTCACGCAGACGACGGGCAGCCTCGAACAGCTCAAGGCCGACGCCGACCGCAGCGCCCAGCAGAACATCGCGGCCCTGACCGCCCAGCTGGGCCAGCTGCAGCGCGACCTGCAGAGTGCCCGCGGGGCCAACTCCCAACTGGTCGAGGGCAACGTAGCCCAGGAACGCGACCGCATGGCGGTCATCACCCAGCTGCGCAACGAGAACAACGCCCTCGTGGCGCGTTTGACGCAGGCGCAGGGCACGTTGGACCAGATCGCGTCCGCCGCCCGGCTCGGCACCCCGGCCGCGGCGATCGCCGGCGGTGGCACGCCGGTTCGTCCGGTGGTCACGACCGCCGCCACCGCGGAAGCGCGGATCCACATTGTGGTCGAGGGCGATTCACTTTCGCGCATCAGCATGCGCTACTACGGCACCCCGAACCGCTGGCAGGAGATCTACAATGCCAACCGCGACGTCCTGCAGGCCTCGAGCACGCTGCGGGTGGGGATGCAGCTGCGAATCCCGTGA
- a CDS encoding response regulator transcription factor, producing the protein MRILIVEDSLRLQRSLATALRKSGYAVDVAGDGEEGLWLAGENGYDAIVLDVMLPKRDGLSVLAELRRRGREVHVLLLTARDTVPDRVTGLQAGADDYLVKPFALEELLARVQALCRRAYGTKQPNLQVADLCIDPQARTVRRDGQPVDLTAREYLLLEYLARRQGQVVSRTEIEEHIYDGQVDPMSNVVDSAVCNLRKKLGTAGRAPLIHTRRGLGYVLGDAPVAAPVP; encoded by the coding sequence ATGCGCATCCTGATCGTTGAAGACTCCCTCCGGCTGCAACGCAGCCTGGCCACGGCGTTGCGCAAGTCCGGTTACGCGGTTGATGTCGCGGGCGACGGCGAGGAGGGGTTGTGGCTGGCGGGGGAGAATGGCTATGATGCCATCGTGCTCGACGTCATGCTGCCGAAACGGGATGGCCTCTCGGTGCTCGCGGAGTTGCGGCGGCGCGGCCGGGAGGTGCATGTGCTGTTGCTCACCGCGCGCGACACGGTGCCGGACCGGGTGACCGGGCTCCAGGCGGGCGCCGACGACTACCTCGTGAAGCCGTTTGCCCTGGAGGAGCTGCTGGCGCGCGTCCAGGCGCTGTGCCGCCGGGCCTACGGCACCAAGCAGCCCAACCTGCAGGTGGCGGACCTGTGCATCGACCCGCAGGCCCGCACGGTGCGGCGCGACGGCCAGCCCGTCGACCTGACGGCGCGCGAATACCTGCTGTTGGAATACCTGGCCCGCCGTCAGGGCCAGGTGGTCTCACGGACGGAAATCGAGGAGCACATTTACGACGGCCAGGTGGACCCCATGAGCAACGTGGTGGACTCCGCGGTCTGCAACCTGCGCAAGAAACTCGGGACCGCCGGTCGCGCCCCGTTGATCCACACGCGGCGCGGCCTGGGTTACGTGCTGGGCGATGCGCCGGTGGCGGCGCCGGTCCCATGA
- a CDS encoding XRE family transcriptional regulator, whose translation MKDDKLKRFETKSTEYLREEGVYGDVEANAMKHVIAAALAQRMERLDLTVSELAKSLGTSRAAVNRVLDPLNTSLTLTTLARTAAKLGCRIKLEIVTPR comes from the coding sequence ATGAAGGACGACAAACTGAAGCGCTTTGAGACGAAATCGACCGAGTATCTGCGCGAGGAAGGCGTCTACGGTGACGTGGAGGCCAACGCCATGAAACACGTGATTGCGGCGGCGCTGGCGCAGCGCATGGAACGGCTGGACCTGACGGTTTCCGAGCTGGCGAAGTCGCTCGGCACGAGCCGGGCCGCAGTGAACCGCGTGCTTGATCCGCTCAACACCTCGCTGACGCTTACGACGCTGGCGCGGACCGCGGCCAAGCTCGGCTGTCGGATCAAGCTGGAGATCGTCACGCCGCGCTAG
- the prfB gene encoding peptide chain release factor 2 (programmed frameshift), whose protein sequence is MIAPETFSHLENIKKRAGYLWRFLDVEQKQREIEAMEAEMGAPEFWNNPDRAQKHIGKLNGLKKIIGGLVAFNKRLDDAAVMVELIESATPAEQEDYAKELTASVTAMVDELDKLEIASFLTGQFDRNNAIFSIQAGAGGTESNDWADILFRMYSRWCERRGFEVELMDVQPGDTAGISKATILIKGENAYGYAKAERGVHRLVRISPFDSNKRRHTSFCAVDVVAEITEDIDVELKEEDIRVDVYRSSGKGGQGVNTTDSAVRLTHAPTGIVVVCQNERSQIKNKASAMQVLKARIYERRQDEQRAEMDKFYGEKGEIGFGAQIRSYVLQPYQMVKDLRTGVSTSDTQAVLDGDLDRFIYGWLRAGSPRHRNKDIQMDD, encoded by the exons ATGATCGCACCCGAAACCTTTTCCCACTTAGAGAACATAAAGAAGCGCGCCGGCTACTTATGGAGGTTTCTT GACGTCGAACAAAAGCAGCGGGAGATAGAGGCGATGGAGGCCGAGATGGGCGCCCCGGAGTTCTGGAACAACCCGGACAGGGCCCAGAAGCACATCGGCAAGCTCAACGGCCTGAAGAAGATCATCGGCGGCCTCGTGGCCTTCAACAAGCGGCTCGACGACGCCGCGGTCATGGTCGAGCTGATCGAGTCGGCCACCCCGGCCGAGCAGGAGGACTACGCCAAGGAGCTGACCGCCTCCGTCACCGCCATGGTGGACGAGCTCGACAAGCTCGAGATCGCCTCGTTCCTCACCGGCCAGTTCGACCGCAACAACGCCATCTTCAGCATCCAGGCCGGCGCCGGCGGCACCGAATCCAACGACTGGGCCGACATTCTCTTCCGCATGTATTCCCGCTGGTGCGAGCGCCGCGGCTTCGAGGTCGAGCTGATGGACGTGCAGCCGGGCGACACCGCCGGCATCTCCAAGGCCACCATCCTCATCAAGGGCGAGAACGCCTACGGTTACGCCAAGGCCGAGCGCGGCGTCCACCGCCTCGTCCGCATCAGCCCGTTTGACTCGAACAAGCGCCGTCACACCTCCTTCTGCGCGGTCGATGTCGTGGCGGAAATCACCGAGGACATCGACGTGGAGCTGAAGGAGGAGGACATCCGTGTGGACGTCTACCGTTCCTCCGGCAAGGGCGGCCAGGGCGTCAATACGACCGACTCGGCCGTGCGCCTAACGCACGCGCCCACCGGCATCGTGGTCGTGTGCCAAAACGAACGTTCCCAGATCAAGAACAAGGCCTCCGCCATGCAGGTGCTCAAGGCCCGCATCTACGAGAGGCGCCAGGATGAACAGCGCGCCGAGATGGACAAGTTTTACGGCGAAAAGGGTGAGATCGGCTTCGGGGCGCAGATCCGCAGCTACGTGTTGCAACCCTACCAGATGGTGAAGGATCTTCGCACGGGCGTCAGCACCAGTGATACTCAGGCCGTGCTCGACGGCGACCTCGACCGCTTTATCTACGGCTGGCTGCGCGCCGGCTCGCCGCGGCACCGCAACAAGGACATCCAGATGGATGACTAG
- a CDS encoding ATP-binding protein: protein MNSIRRRLTRRLLRVTLSLLGLGLGALLVAACYAVIDQFDVALRAKALAISTTTLATPEGIRFVFSDRFLRGFDDDSDRDYFQIWRLDTGATIARSESLRNGELVRPSVRPKKMTLALASLPSGRAGRVLTTSFKPKPLAGLPKDAPVPELLLVVASDCEDLEETLLLLTGLAVGCALLLVGATLWVVPQVLRSELQPLDRLGEQVMRIDAGSLSTRLPADGLPDELRPIAGRLNELLARLEQSFERERRFSADLAHELRTPLAELRSMTECALKWPESRDPATDAETLAISRQMERMVDYMLALTRGEQGNLAVKPEAVAVDRLVRDVWAEFAGRATGNGLQAVLAVAPVTVSADAVLLRAILTNLCDNAVDYTPRGGQVTISVEPAPAGAVVRIANPANDLEPEDVSKLFDRFWRKEAARTGGAHLGLGLSLSRAFAGAMGWTLTAAFDGQRQLVFTLSCATGGT, encoded by the coding sequence ATGAATTCGATCCGCCGCCGGCTGACCCGCCGCCTGTTACGCGTCACGCTCAGCTTGCTCGGCCTCGGGCTCGGTGCCCTGCTGGTTGCGGCTTGCTACGCGGTCATCGATCAATTCGATGTCGCCCTGCGGGCCAAGGCGCTCGCCATCTCCACGACCACCCTCGCGACGCCGGAGGGCATTCGCTTTGTGTTCAGCGACCGGTTTCTGCGCGGATTCGACGACGACAGTGATCGTGACTATTTTCAAATCTGGCGCCTGGACACCGGGGCGACTATCGCCCGGTCCGAGTCACTGCGGAATGGCGAGTTGGTCCGTCCGTCCGTCCGTCCCAAGAAGATGACCCTGGCGCTCGCCAGCCTGCCCAGCGGCCGGGCCGGACGGGTGCTGACGACGAGTTTCAAGCCCAAGCCTCTGGCCGGACTGCCCAAGGACGCGCCGGTGCCCGAGCTGCTGCTCGTGGTGGCGAGCGATTGCGAGGATCTCGAGGAAACCCTGCTGCTGCTTACAGGCCTTGCGGTCGGTTGCGCCCTGCTGCTGGTCGGGGCGACCCTCTGGGTGGTGCCGCAGGTCCTGCGGAGCGAGTTGCAGCCGCTCGACCGGCTGGGCGAGCAGGTGATGCGGATTGACGCCGGCTCGCTGTCCACCCGTCTGCCGGCGGACGGACTGCCGGACGAACTGAGGCCGATCGCCGGCCGCCTCAACGAGCTGCTCGCCCGCCTCGAGCAATCCTTCGAACGCGAGCGGCGTTTCAGCGCCGACCTGGCCCATGAGCTGCGCACGCCACTGGCGGAGTTGCGCAGCATGACGGAGTGCGCCCTCAAATGGCCGGAGTCGCGCGATCCCGCCACGGACGCCGAGACGTTGGCCATCAGCCGGCAGATGGAACGGATGGTGGACTACATGCTGGCGCTGACGCGCGGCGAACAGGGCAACCTCGCGGTGAAACCCGAGGCCGTCGCCGTCGACCGGCTGGTGCGTGACGTGTGGGCGGAATTTGCCGGCCGGGCGACGGGCAACGGGCTGCAGGCGGTCCTGGCTGTCGCCCCGGTGACCGTATCCGCCGACGCGGTGCTGTTGCGCGCCATCCTCACCAATCTTTGCGACAACGCCGTGGACTACACCCCGCGAGGCGGGCAGGTGACGATCAGCGTGGAGCCGGCCCCCGCGGGGGCGGTGGTGCGCATCGCCAATCCCGCCAACGACCTTGAGCCGGAGGATGTGTCCAAGCTGTTTGACCGTTTCTGGCGCAAGGAGGCGGCGCGCACCGGCGGCGCGCATCTCGGGCTGGGACTCTCGCTCTCCCGCGCCTTCGCCGGGGCGATGGGCTGGACGCTCACCGCGGCGTTTGACGGCCAGCGCCAGCTGGTTTTCACGTTGAGTTGCGCCACGGGCGGGACCTGA
- a CDS encoding TM2 domain-containing protein, which produces MSDNTPAGADKKIAAGVLGILLGALGIHKFILGYTKEGIIMLVVTLVVGTVTLGLGAGVMGIIGLIEGIVYLTKSDAEFVATYVTGKKGWF; this is translated from the coding sequence ATGAGCGACAACACACCGGCTGGGGCGGACAAGAAAATCGCGGCCGGCGTCCTCGGCATATTGCTGGGCGCGCTGGGCATCCATAAGTTCATTCTCGGTTACACCAAGGAGGGCATCATCATGCTGGTGGTGACCCTGGTCGTCGGCACGGTCACGCTGGGCCTGGGCGCCGGCGTCATGGGCATCATCGGGCTGATCGAAGGCATTGTCTACCTGACCAAAAGCGACGCGGAGTTCGTCGCCACCTATGTGACGGGAAAGAAGGGCTGGTTCTGA